ATTCCAGTAAAAACTTTTCTTTTTTCAGAACTAGTCATGCTTTTGACTCTCATACATAGGGCCCTTCAGCAGCCCAGGCATAAAAATTAGATGCTTCTGAAAGGATCACCATACAGAATATTTACATGCAGGAAGAGTTTGCAATGACATTTACCGGGCATACGGTAAAGAAAGATAAATATAATCACAAACATCCACCCTTCGCCCAACTATTGGGGGTTCGCAGTGAAGAAAAATaacaatatttaaataataatacaaATGCAGAGAAAATTACATGCTAATCGAAATGTTGACATGTAAATGAATACTAACTACCTACCTCTTCCAAAATTCTGGACCAGAGTGATTTTTTCTTTAAGCTTTTTACATGCTTCCGTTGGCTCTTCAGCTCCTGCCTTAGAATTTGAAGATTGTCCCCTACAGGTCAATGGTAGACATAACATGGTAcaaaattaattacataagaGTTATAAGCAACATGAAACTGGTGGGAAAGACTAAATCTAGTTACTGAATATCGCACTCATGACAACAATGTTGACGATTGAAAATCAAGGCAACACCAAACGAAGTTAACCAATATCATAAAGAGTAAACATTCTggtattttctttatttgttGTCTTGTCGAAAGCTGAGATTGTCTAAAACAAACATTTAAATGAGACTGGATGCAATAGTGCAGTGAGATAAGCATCTCATCAATTTTCTGTGATCCATAGGTTCCAGTGTCCTAAGCTTCATTGATGAGATAGCTTATACAGTGATTTGAGCACGAATTAGAAGTGATGCCAACCTGTTAGCTGTAATGTTCTCCAGATGCATCTTTAATTTCTAAAAGTACAACATTATAATATCTATCTTATACACAAGCATAGCTGATTCTACACCACCCTATCAGTGATGTGGTCCTTACACTGACTCCCGATAGCAGACTCTAAATTTTCCCTAGAACATTGTGCACTAAGGACAAAGTGCTATTTATACTGCATGGAGTGCATACTGCACAACAAACTACAAGAATTCAGTATAACTGGAGACAAAAAGTGTTGTGTTGGCAatttatcataatatatttaCTCTTATGTATATTCTGATGAAGTTCATACAGGCCTGATTATCCAGAATGATTCAGCTTTCAGCACTCATCAAGACAATCTTATTTTTACACAGATCATCAGAGAAACCTAATATAAAGAACCATTATTTCCCAAAAACAACAACAAGTAATCTCCTATACGAAGAAAGCTTAAAACAAGAAGTTGCTGGATAATGGACTTTTGCTGATATGGATAAATGGGAGTTTCAGGTACAAAAAGCAGCATACCTCTTTGAACTGCAGTCAAGTTCTCCTCTTCCTGGTGTTTCCGCCGATAATCTTGTTCAAATCTATCCAATGCATGCAACTCATGGTACAGTTCCTGAGGGAAAAAACGTTAGCAACCAACCCAAAACAAATATGGAAATAGGTACAAAATTATAGGCATTTCTAGAAAGACAGGGCCCTGAAACGGTTATTGGTGAATTCCTATGACAATTATTATAAAGCTAACTTCTTTATAAAGTCAACAAAAACAGTGATGTTATTCTTAAATATCTAAAatcatttttttatatgattaaaGTAGTATATTATAGTTAATctacaaaaataaatatcaagCATGTGACAATCAACTTAAGTTTCCATTTCAGCCTATTTGAATAAACCTATCCTGAATTATCTAACCTCATCAGGAAATTTGTTTTGGCAGTTCAAGCATTATGTTTATCAACTAATTCCTAGTTTAAATTGGTTCTAGATACAACATCAGAATGCAATGATTTGTTAATGACCTCAATTTAAATAAATTGCATATTTTAGTCAATCAGGAATGAAATCAGCATGCACATTTATAATAGAAGAGATGCTTTATTCTTTATTCACCAAAAACATAAGAATACTCACAGCTGTATGCCGAACCAATGTCATCAAATTCTGCATTGCTCCTGCTGACGTTTCTTTCAGCTGCTCCTGAGGTGTAAATTCTGACTCTTGTCTAGAAGATGATGGAGTAAACAAAAAATATAAGCTATGCACTAGATGTCGCAGAATGCATTCAAAATAATAAACTGCAGAATAAATGAGATATTTACTTGGCAAAATAGCGGTCCAGGTTGTGCCACTGAGGATCTTTACAACGATTACCAAATCGAACAATCTCTTGTGAAAATACTCTCAACTCTTCCCTGTTTAAATGGTCATCAAAACAGGCATATAGTCCATTTAAAGAAGGCAAACAAAATTTAACAGGGACTCATCTCCAAACAAATTATGAGTTAGATTGAAATGAAAATACTTTCAGGCTGACGGCACATCTCCAAACAAATTATGAGTTAGATTGAAATGAAAATACTTTCAGGCGGATGGCACACCTTTTGTCAGCTGCAGCGATCCTCAGCAACTCATCCATGTCTTTGGAAATTAAATTGTGCACGCCTTCTGAGCGAAGCACCACATTTTTCAAATACTCTATGTTTTCATTTGAAAGTGATTGCATGAGATTGGCACCCTTGACTATCGTATTTGCAACCTCAAAAgccaaaattgatattttattgccTTTCGTTGCGACTGCTGAAACAAACCCACCACTGGGGTTCAAACTAGTCATGCTGCTACCAAGTGTGTCCAAAACCTCCACTGCTTTACCAAGACCGGCAGTACCGGCCCTGCCCCAAAGTGAGCTGACTTCAGAGACCTGTAACCACATGAATAGCTACATTGGTTGCTTTACTGAAAAATCTCAAAGAAGGAACAGTTTAAGTAATTATTTTAGGCTTGCTTATCAAGGTAATAGTTATAAAAAACAATTAAACAGAGACAAACCTTTTCAAAAAAGGAACACGAGGAAAGTGTGCAATACAGTCAGTAAGATGCATATAAAATCAGCAACTTACCAAAATTTGTCGGCTGTGGTAGATGAAATTCATAAGAAACACAGGCTAAGGTAGATCAAGATACATCagaaattgaaaataaaaaataaaataaaaaaaaacagcAAACCTAACATCTTTACAGCTGTGCCAATCATTCATCACCATATATTTCTACTAAGGATTGCATCTGCTGCCAATGAGGACTTTTCAGACCTTGGAACTTCCATAATGTTCGATTAGAACTTCTTCTTATCAGAGCTGTATTTGATAAATACATTCTCAAAGTTTGACCAGCTCTCATCACTGTATATACTACAGATGCAACTCCTAAGCTTCCTTCATATGTACTCATGTCAAGCCATAAGACATTAGAGCACGAGGAACAAAGGGCAGTTTGGGTGATGGAATAGCATCCAAATTCCagaatgaagaacaaaataaaacaTCCATGTAGCTCATACTGATAAATAACACTATCTGAAAAATGCAACTTCAGAAACAAACTACTTCAGGGAAGTGTGAGAATTTCAATTTCTAGTTGCATGTCATATGGACCAACTCATATTGGTAATGTCAGGTATATCATTAGCCACCTAGTAACAACTTCATCACCATCATTATGAGAATTTGCAAGTTAAAATGAGCCAGGAGCTTCATAGACTGACCTGATGCTCTTTCATGATCTTTGTTAGAAATATAACAAGTGAGGTATATACATCCAATTCTACATTGTCAGAATCTTAATTTGATGGAAGGACTATCTGCAAAACCTTTTGGATACATATGAAAACAAGTGAATAAAGCATGCATTATTGAGTAactaaaaaaattccaaaattGGTGAGTTTGTGAACTCCAAGTTAAATTTGAAAAACAGCAAGACATAAATGTGATTGAAGCTAAGATTGTCCaataaacttggttggtataacATGCCCTTAGAACTTGAAATGCTTCCTATCCCAATGAACCAAGAGTACTATAATATGCTTAAGAATGTTGTTACATACTTTCTTAAAGTATCATAAAAACAGGAGGATTTTTTGGAACAaggaaattaactttaaattcacacacacacatatatatatgacgGTGAGACTTGGAGTAATGGAAAGATTGTTCCATGTGACCTAGATGTCATAGGTTTTAAACATGGAAACAGTCTCTTCGCACGCAAGGGGCAAGTTGCATACATCTAACCCTCCCCAAGCCCCACAATGGTAGCAGCCTCATGCACCATGACACCCTTCATGTATATAATGAATGTCTTGGATCATAGCTGGTACCTATTAATGCATGTCTGCCCCTAAAGGTGTAGAATCATAAGTTTTCCAAATCAATTTCCAGTCAAGTGCTTTAGTTCTCACCTTGGAATCTTGATGCACTCTGTTTATGTTTTCTGGAAAGCTCTAAGTAGGTGATGAGTTAATGTAGAAATCATTTCACTGATTTATTAATTCTCCATATCATTGAATTATTGCAGGGTACCATTTGTTAAACAGGGAAGAAAGGAAAGTTATTATTGGAAGTCTTTGGGGACCATTTTAACGACGTGTTGGCTTCCTAATTTGCTAATAGTATGTTTAAAGTCTTGTTTAACTTGTAGTTTAGGTTTTGGTTGTTCTAGACTCATTAAGATTGTATTTGAATGGTTTAGCTGTTTCTCTAAACAAAGTTCCATGGGAAGCTGAATCTTGTGAGCTTAACACTGATTGTTGCCCAAATTACTGATGGCTGGCCAGCAAGCAACCTATATAATTAGAAGAAATATCCTGTATGCAGATTTGATTCATCTATTGAAGTTCCACAAATTCAACATGATTTTGTAGCATTTTCTACTCTTTTGATCTTCTTTTACTCTTCTGTTGTTTCTTCTCTACCAACTGCATCAACTATGCTTGTGGTTTGCATCACTTGATGTAATATACGATACCAAGATATGTTCTGAGACatgccacaagagaaaattaaAATAACCTAAGGAATGCAGGAGAGTAAATACACATGTAAGACAGTACTTCAGTGTTGATTACCTCTAGTTGTTttacaacaacaacaaaaaggaCCCATCTTTTGAAAATATAAACTAGAAACTGGGCTCATCCGAACAAATTATACATCTTCATGTAATTTATACATCCTTGTGTTTTCAGATTGACAACTTAGTCATATAATGCAAATAGTAAGCAAATTTAAACAATCAACCAACTTCTCTGATCATTTTGTTTAGTAGctgttcaaaatatatatataaatattggtCTGGTTTGCTAGATTACCAGTTCTATTTCTTTCATTAAGTTCACATCACAACTCTGCTATCTCCATCTTCTTTCCTCCATTCTGCAAAACATTTGTACCCATCACTGTTATAAACAACACATTCTAAGGGTTTCCATTGGAAAAGTGTTAGGAACTGCCAAGAAAGATCAACTCCCGCTCCATATTTTAAAAGAGGCATGCCATACTATTGGTAATAGATGTAAGCAGCGACAATCAGCTATCAATGGATGTCAATGATTTTGTCTGTGCTTTTTGACTGATATTATTGAACCTcaagataagaaaattttattccagGGCATCATTAAGATGAAGTTTATGTTATGCTTTTATAGCTTCTTTGACACAACACATTTTACTCTGATTAAACAGAAGCAAAAATCACTTAAACAGCAAAAATTCAGCGAACCATATGATGAGCTTGAACTGTTGATTAATGTAATTCTAGTGAATTTTCATTCATATTTGCAGTAGAACTATATCCATTTAAGATTTAACCCAATTTTTCAGTTCAAACTTTTCAAGCTAAAAAAAAATACGGATCCACTAGTCATCCATACATAATCATAGCAAATAATCCCTGACTAAAACATCATACAAAACACAGTGTATTCTTTATAGAATGTCACGCAGAACAATATGGTTTCCCTTAGTAATCAGAACAGAAGGAAGCTATCCAAGAAAGGACTTGCCTTGGCCGTCGCAATTTTCCCAGAGGAAGCTGGCTTTGACTTTGTTGACTTGGATTTCTGGGAAAGAACTCTGGACAACTGTGTCTCTTTGGGATGTTGGAGCTCTTTGGGTACGGAGTAGGGTTCTTCATGCAACCCCTTCTCCTTAGTTTCAGCCACCGGTGCAGTCTTCAAATTGCTCTTGTTCTTCCCATGAggcttataaccaatcatgtcatcaTCTCTGAGGTCAATAGCACTAAGAGTGATTTCGCTTGGCGATTTATCAACTGCAGCTCCCTTCGAGCAAATCCCTCCCATGGAGTCGATCCTTCTTCTATTCCCTCAATTCTTTCTCACTCTTCTCATAAGGAAACAAGTAAACTGCCTCAGAAACGAAGTCAATGGCGAATTATCCCAAGTGGAACAAAGTTGGATCCGACTTAAACTGCAATAAGAACTCCAATCCATCAACAGACCTACGGAAACAAGAAGCACAACAAAGAAGAAGCCAAAAATCGCAAAAAGAAATGGTCTTTAGTATCGAAGCAAGCGAATGAGAGCCACCCAATCCGCCAAGAACCAGAATCCCAAACATTGGAGCGAACAAAACCCAAAGCCAAAATCAACGCAAAATGGTGCGATCCTTGAGCGATCCAACGCCAGAAAAACAAAGAGAACAGAGAACAAACCTCTGGGGACCGATTTCCGGGGGAAGAGGAGGTCCAAAACAAAGGGGAATTGGTCGACCGCTAGATCGATCCGTGGCTCAAGAAGCGATCTTTCTCTCGGAGAGGGCGtcaagaaggaggaggaggagtggagggagggagagagaggagggtggTTGGCAGGCTTCTGCCACAACCGAACGCCGAGTCTACGCGCAAGATATTTAGAAGCCAAACCCCACGCGCTGACCGAGGAGGAGCTGGTCAAACACAACTCCCCTCTCCGTTCCTACTATTGGATAAATTATAATTCTTTCGCTTCAAAGATCCCATACCCACTCAACAAATCTTGGCTGTCTTTGCCCAGAAGCATGATAAAgcgaggaaaaaaaataaaaataaaataaaatttccctCCGACACaactaaaattaataaattttattatgcacgatataatataatacatcaaatacACCACCCACCATAAGATGGATGATTGTGAATGAATATAAATTATACGATATATGTTGCGTAGACGATGTGTGTGATGTATTATGCTCGCACTCGAAACTACATAAGTATGTATTTATTGAAGTTGCTTTCGACCATCACAATATTTTATGAAGTGTTTGTTGTTTGCTGaaaatgaatgatattttattaaagaTTTATAAAATATAGAGctaattgaaatttttgatggtaTTGCTCAtgtttaataaatattaataattcATCGAGAACTTATATATTGATGAATAGTATATTAGATAATTATTGATTGTACGATGTTTTCAGCATCTTTGTTTTTCATAGCTAAGATATTGTGGTAATAGTAAAATTTTGTAACCCACCAAAATGTGATTGGCCAATAGCATAAGCAAAGGATCATGAAAGTTTGCTGTTTGGAGGTGCATTGAGATACCCAGAATAGCATAGAGGGCAAGCGAGAAAAGAATGCAGGAACATGATATACTTATCCTAGTCCAAATTTGCCACTGGATAACCCTACCAAACCACAGCAGCGATTTGCTTGGAGTTATCTCTTTATAACCATATCCTAAATTATACTAATTTCCATCAAAAACCCAATCTACCACTTTCCCTTCCAAGTCCATTTGCACCATTTTGACTTTTTCCTCTATTTGAAACAACTAATTCAGCATACATTTGACATTCCTCATTTCAAAGGTGCCTCATCTAGTCCACATCTGACATGACCATACAATCTATATAGTTTTAAAGAAAACTTATATCAAAGAGTCAGTTTCCATTGCTCCACAACAATAATTTGAATTATGTCACCATAAGATTGGATTAAACATGATGCAAAACTGAAATTAGAAATTCACATGACACCTAATATTCTTTTCATATAAACATGTGGAGCATCATTTAAATTAAAAACAGAACATGTAACTTTCATTTTTGTCTACACCTCTTATGCATCCAAAGTCAAATACAAGAATATCCGCAAACCATATTGGCATCCAAACAACACGCATTATATACTAGATTGTCAATTCTATGACCATTGGATCAAGGAATTAAAAGTGCTCGAAGCCGTCAAATTTTCATTTGTCAAGTAGGTTCAGGTTGTATCTTTGgtgtgaaagaatgattgatctttttttcacgacatcaaccattggatcatgcttTGCACAGTTTTCAAAgcactccaatcttttttttttctatttttttgcatAAATTCTGGAGTAAATATTGCATAATCTAGCAATTGATGTACCTTAAATCCTAAACCCTACTTCGGGCATGCGATATTGTCTTGCCATCCCCACGTATAGATATCTTTCTATATATACTACTAAAACAAGAGGAGAGAGCCTAAACACATATTTATTTGGTCGGTTGAAGTCTTCTTGGCTCTAGTAAAGGCGCCTCTACATGGTTTATAATTTTGTGTTTGGTATGTGAGGCAGAGCGCTGGAATTTGGCTCAAAGCATCAATGCAACATTGCAATTTGAAAGGACAAGCATCCAAAAAACCAGTCACCCTGTCACTGTCGATTCAAAACACTGCCCTTTTCAGAAGGAAACGTCTTTGGACTTCTTTCTCCTTGCCACCCGGGCAAAGTTGACCAGGACAGCATCAGATGAAGCGGTCGTCCAGGTTAGGTTAATGCTGCCAGAAGCTTGAATTAAAGTTCCTTTGGTTCTAATCAGATTCATTTTCTGGTACCACCTCTCTTTTGGGGTCTTCTAAAGTGACGAAATCATGGCGTTTGTTGGGAGAGTCTTTTGGGTTGAGTAGCCCTCCAGGGGTTTGTCTTGATTTGAAGCAAGAGGACCACAAGAAGAAACTAAACCATATGTCCCTCTCTTTACTTTTGGTCAGCAACTCTATTTTCTCGTccatttgcttctttttcttgtaGACTTGTTTGGttcacaagaaaaaaaatttcccatcagaattttttacctaaaaagcCGATGCCTAAAAAAAAGAGATTTGCATGTTTGATTGCTCacaaaaaaatgatatattttaGAATAGCTTATATTTAGTCATGAGAAAGTTGTATAAAAGATCTATTGTAGTATAGAAGGGAGAACATCATTAGTCTCATATTAATTGTGAGTCAAAGAGGACTCTAGCTTATATAGAAAATGACCATCCATCCCACGTGAGGCGCTTTTTGAAGGTCAAAATCATGAGGTCCATTAGCCAAAGTGAAAAATACTTCACGTATCGAGCCATAAGTCTTTGACCACAACAGTGGCATACCAGGAAGGAGACTACTTCTACAACTGTAAGGCTTTACACAGACTTTTTCTTAGACTGATTGTGAGTCAAGAGAGGTTTTGGCTTATATAGAAAGAGACCATCTATCTTACGTGAGGTattttttgaaggataaaatcgtgAGACCCATAGACCAGAGCAGACAATAACTCACATGCCAAGCCATGAGCCTTTGGCTGCAATAAGACCTATTatgtttttagaaaaaaaagaaaaatcttatctctttctatctaaaaattttaggacatatatagaaaaagaaattaccttaattttcaGCTAGGGGAAGTTGGACTTCCTTATGTTccgcatggatttttttttttatgaaatatgaaaatcTAATTCTCATAAAAATActacttttttttctctcttctttgaaAAATCCAACCaaatatgagattttttttttatttttctattgatcatactttcctctcttttctcattGACCACACTTTCTCTCTGGAACTAAACAACTCCTGAATTGGAGCATCCCAAAAAGGCAAGGCCGCCCACATGAAATTTACAGCAACATCCTCAAGTTAAATTTCAGAAGGAATTAAATAAGTTGCTCACCATTCAGTCACCAGTTGACTCAATTAATTACTAGCTGTATGAAAAATTTATGGTGTATCCACAGAGATCCAGCAGTTAGAGGTTGTGGCTCTTAAGTAAGACAACTACATAATATGAGACTAGCCCAAAAGAACAAAACTGTATCAGCCAAAGAATAAAAGGAAATGCAATAAGTTCTGGGCAcaaataaaaaatctcaaaaaaccaTTAAAGACAACTCCGTCAATGTTCATCAATTGCTATATAAATTTAGGCCTCTCTCATCACAGAACTGGGATAACTGCTGCATTTCCAGGTCAAGATCTTCCTTTTTTGTTGATAGCAAACAAAAGCTTGATATCTTTTGAGATAAAAACTAATATAAAGAAAGCAAAAGAACTCTTTGGAGAAAAACCATCCACTCGAGCTAAATTATCCCACTGTTCTATTATCTTATAAAAATGGTAAGAATCGCATGTTTAGGAATCTTTGATGCATGTCGATGAAACCATACTCAATGTTGTCAGGGCCACTGACAGAGAATCAATTGGCTTTGGGAATGAGGATGTGACAAACAAATGAAATCCACCTATCGATCATATGAAGGTTAAAGCTTCATGTACCACTCAAAATTAATTGTTTGGTGCATCTTCACTATAGTTCATTTCTACTGGTTTTTACTGTGTCAGAACAACAGCACTGTAAAGGCCACCAAGAGTGCATACTCAAAATGTGAGGCAGGAACATTGGTGCAGCAACTGACTTTCTTTCTGCTGAGGTAACAGATTGCCAGACTTCATAATCTCTGCATCAATCCCAAAGTTTGTTACAAAAAGAGTAGTGATCAACAACATACAACTTACTTTTGTTAAGAAGACTGCAACATTCTAAACTACCTTCATATTTATAAACTACCTTCATGTGTAGCAGATGACTGGTATTATACAAGAAATGgttctcattttcttttattagCCTCAATTTCTTCATACCATGATTTCATGGATGCAGCCAGGTTCTTGTGTATGTCTAGATGCATGTCAAAAATGTGTACACAATACTCCTTGTGcaatatgaaattatttataaGAATGTAACCTGCCTATAAGAGCACTTTCTTATTGATTGGATTTCACCACAAGGCCTTCCAATTCGTTAACAATTTCAGCATAGccaaacaaaaattgctcctgaAAATCATCAAACAAGACAAAAAAATTCAGCCATTCTCAAAGCTGAATAAAAAGTGTTTTCACAATGTGTTATATTTTCAACAATTTTCTGACAAGTATTGGACAATGTAACAGTTTAGAAAATCATGGGTAAAATATATTTCTGTTCAGAATCGGTACTCAAATCTTTCATATTTTCATAAATTATCCATGACCAATGATTTTAGCATTCTACAGTTTCATGTAATAAAATTAGAGCCTTCAAGAAATTTTTCGTTTCAATATCACATCAGAAAAATCATCAATTTCCTACCCAAAAGTTTCAAAGTTCAGTTGCTGATCCAGTTACtttatatgatatatttttcttttttgcatAATATAATCATTTCTTGTtgagtggatgtctggccaggacaccatctcccaagatcctttcagtaccacgcgatgcagcaggaagaaagaagaaacaaaacaaaaggaaaaacaatcaaaatacgtggatcagccacaaaatggctcgcctccacggggcatgcaaacttcactatgaaaaaaaaattttacaagaggagacctcaccctctacccttgtacacccaattctctctcacctgaagttcccctcacaaaagctctctctctcttggagacccccctgaacccctgaagagcttggcgactgctgtccaggagccctgctccttctctcacagcagcctcacgcctctttctctcctctggttcgtatggCGGCGAGAAAACCCAACCACCcacttctctgttcgtctcaggacccttttaaagggttaaacagggtttaaacttgattagagagggattaggagtcttaaacaaagccaaaaaaccccctgaaccgtcggatcaagactggGATCTCTCTGGGCCgttcgatcgcgctccggtccacggaataatgtcgtggaccgcgagaaacgtgtgggaaacgcccacgcggtccacaggccgcatcgtggaccacccggtccacggtggaccggggcaagggggccagcaggccgctggcctaggccggcctgcgcgcgcctgggccgcgggcccgcctgggccgcgcgcccgcctgggccgcgggcctgggtcgcgcgtcccgcgtgggcctgggtcgcgcgtcccgagtgccgccgcctgcggcggcgccgctgccgcccgccgccggtcgccgccggtcctccgtcgcctcgattctcatgccgacttcaaaagctcgtatctcctccatccgagctccgattcagatgatcttggtctcgttggactccgtttttcgccgcgaacctcgctgtgggctcaatgtggactgaatctcgaagcgtcaaatcctaacaatctccacctcgactcgatattcggcctcctccaaactccgagagcttctggatctcctcacccccatgccctggggcaatcgcctgctgatcatggatgggcaaacatgggagtcgagccaggctgctcgatcccatctccgtcgtatgctgtgctcctcctgacctgagacctgctcggggcatcatcctgcggcaataggaattttaccttgcgacgtcgcctctcgtcctcccgagtctcctgtctcatgcccgatccacctcttggagctccacctcgctctgggctccgcctggctcccgaagctccacctcgcactgggctccctgtcaggtaataatgtcctctgctccccttcttcccctccagcacaatcctatcgccgcatagcaccctcaggattcctccaccagctaccattctgtagcctctcgaatccagtctgctaagtgagataagattccacctgaaatcggatatgtatcggacctcccccaatctcctcactgcaccgtcatgtgtcctccagctgaccgtcccaatgcctctgatcgcacagctcgatccatccggcagatatacagtgccctcactgttctccagggagtcaaactgctcctctctgcaacacacatgatagggacatgcagaatctaatatccattgctgggaagaagtagatacctcgtcagatatctccaggacatctccatctgaatcgctgccggccgtcgctacagcagccaccgtccgatttttcaattgagggcaatctctggctagatgccccaactcctcacactggtaacacctggttttgctcaagtccctcctggacttagaccgccctcgttgcgatctcctgtcgctccgtctaccacctcctgctcctccagaagccaccaaagctgagctaccgccatctgagctcgaagctgggttctccctcatgagaacctcgttctggagtatcgccgcggtgacctcgtccatcttaatagtgctcttccccactagaagagcagtcaccaaggactcatacgaagggggaagcgacgccagcaaaatcagcgccctggtcttctcctcaacgttctcgccaacgct
Above is a genomic segment from Elaeis guineensis isolate ETL-2024a chromosome 1, EG11, whole genome shotgun sequence containing:
- the LOC105038409 gene encoding LOW QUALITY PROTEIN: protein PSK SIMULATOR 1 (The sequence of the model RefSeq protein was modified relative to this genomic sequence to represent the inferred CDS: inserted 1 base in 1 codon) yields the protein MGGICSKGAAVDKSPSEITLSAIDLRDDDMIGYKPHGKNKSNLKTAPVAETKEKGLHEEPYSVPKELQHPKETQLSRVLSQKSKSTKSKPASSGKIATAKVSEVSSLWGRAGTAGLGKAVEVLDTLGSSMTSLNPSGGFVSAVATKGNKISILAFEVANTIVKGANLMQSLSNENIEYLKNVVLRSEGVHNLISKDMDELLRIAAADKREELRVFSQEIVRFGNRCKDPQWHNLDRYFAKQESEFTPQEQLKETSAGAMQNLMTLVRHTAELYHELHALDRFEQDYRRKHQEEENLTAVQRGDNLQILRQELKSQRKHVKSLKKKSLWSRILEEVMEKLVDIVHFLHLQIHDAFGIADGDKPVRDSTNGHQSLGSAGLALHYANIITQIDTLVSRSGSLPPNTRDALYHALPPSIKSALRAKLQSFLVKEELTVNEIKTEMEKTLQWLVLVANNTIRAHHGFGWVGEWANTGTEFNCKQAGQTSLIKIETLHHADKNKTEAYILDLVVWLHHLISQIRSSNGGIKSPTKSPIRSPTKKPLVISSAQNLAVAATSMLTQEDREMLRYVNFRKLTPGISRSQEFDAAKSRLSKHDRLSKSSNHSPTSESTEELSSLRKSSVTPIINFDIDRIKXLDVIDRVKNL